Genomic window (Rhododendron vialii isolate Sample 1 chromosome 4a, ASM3025357v1):
ctccaccgccaccaacGCTACCCCCACAACTATTGTGATAAGCACACATTTCCCTAAAAAACAAGTGCTTAGAATTCAATAGTTTCTTcacttcttccttctttttcggGGACAAATGGTCCATTGTTTCTAGCAAATTCTGATTCTCCACAACCCGGCACGCTGTCCCCTTCCCCAGTATGTCATTAACCCTCTTATACCTCTTGTTCAGGTCATTGAACTTGTCTTCACACTGCTGTGGAGACACATAAAACCCTCTCTCCATCATCGCTGTCGACACCGATTTCCACTTCCCTTTCTTCTGTAAAACCCCCCCTCCACCACCCTTTTTCTTCGCCCCTGCCGCCGGATCATTATTCCCTTCCGATCCAGCTTCGTCCCCGATATAAAAAACCACCATAATCAACAATCGAACCATACTGTCAGTCCATTTCATCCTATGCCATGGGGatatgtttttccttttcccatcACCAGCACTGTCCTCAGTGTTGAGTCCAGGCTCATCCTCATCACTCAGGGTTAACTGCTGTTGGGTTTTGGCTTTGGGGGCAAATGGGTAAATTTGCCCAACTATTTGGGGGTGTGGTGGATGTTGTTGCAGCTGGTGAGGAGGGTTTGGTTGTGGGGTGTGGTGGTGAAGTGACATTTCTAACCCTAACATCCCAGAGCCCTTAGTTGAATACATTCCACCTGGTAAACCATTATGTTCCATTAAAGCTTAAAACAAATTCAATTACCAAAAACATGAAAACTCAGTTGggaaaaatctcaaaattctcTTTCACATTCTATACATAATCCATTACAagactagaaaaaaaaaaccccaaaaaggaaaattgcCAAAAGCACAACTTACTTAGAAATTTGAGATGGAATACATCACCAGAAACAGAGTCACCTTCTTCGGCTTTTGCAgcaatttttcttttggtaattaATTCGCAATTcagttaaacaaaaaaaaaaaaagagtggcaattgagagagagagagagagtaaagtgaGAGGTAATTTTGGTGCGTGCAATGTACTGAGAGAGATATAGATGAATGGAGACAGAGATATGAATAGATGGATATACAGGGAGCGGAGCAGATGGTTTTGGATTTGAGGGGTTTTGGTTTCATGGTTTGGGCAAAAGAACATGGTTTTGCATTCCTTTCATTTCTCCACCAGCTTTGTGGACCtggtgtggagagagagagagagagagagagagagagtgtgcgcGTGAGTATGCGTCCACGGTATTGTACTAAACTGTAGTACTGTATTTCGGTCTTTTccgttttttgactttttgctttctttcttttttcccctcccTGTAAATGGATGTATTAGACCATCTCCAAACCAATACTCCatttttgctttcatttcttcatttgagagtatcaaaataatatattttattacaaaagtaattttggaggaaatctaACTCCAACCTAATACtctatttctacttctatttctttaaaaactcatcccaaatctcaaacttccccactttccctccaaaattcaaattttcatttttctaacttcattaaaaaaaatactcaataggggtcttattttgaagatattgtacatatcttttgattggtaccaATTTTATAAAGAATTAGTGTATCAAAACTATTTTGATAAacaaaatgggatttggtgagggtgaatagtgaaatggaggacatcctccatttttttctccatcctccatatttggagtaccaaacttgatcctcttaaatggaagagaaaatagaggatgggttggaatggtatttcctccaaaaatgatcctctcaaatggagaaatagaggaatGGAGGGTgcattagagatgctcttaggggGTGTTTAGGAGGCAtggttttacatttttcaattttcatttttggattttgggtgtttgggaggaagagggaaaatggattttgggtaaaatggaTTTTGCAATTTCTTGTTTTTACAACAAAACAGAAAATCTGGAAATAGGAGctttttggattttcattttcacatttttgaaTTCAGCCATGCCAAAAAGACAAGGCTACCCACTCTCTTTTTGAATAATTCCCATTTTTGCCATGGTTTTGGAAAAGTAACAACaaacaataattgaaataataaaaatataattaaaaataaaaacgggGGACACCAGTTCATGAATCATGACCGTAGGCAAAATTTCATGAATCATGACCGGTGGTAGAATTTCggaattaaattttaaataaattgagcccaaacattatttatatacaatatacaccattattaataatcgggggcaacatagtaaaaaatcaatccataattcattttcattccatatcttccaaacactactcctactgcaaaatgcattctgtaCATATCATCCAAATACTCTActaaatacaaaatacattctgatcataattccaaaagccaaaaagccaaaaagttggctcccaaacaccccctaatgGGATCCGGATTCTCTTTAGCATCTATATGTGAGGATCATGTGAAGGTTTTCATTCAGACCGTCTATTTTGACAATTAATGGTTTgaatatgtttttatttttgactgATAATATAATTAAAGGTCCAAATTCTATGGAAATCGTCACAGGGAAGAATTCTCATAGGGGATCCAAATCCGTATTAATGGGAGTAAAAAGCATTTTTCACAGAAAATGTTgccttttattttgctttttgttcatatttgtgggaatttatattattattttcatttttttttcttgtttacgCATGTAGGAATATAGAGTAACACAAAGAGCCCACAAATGATAAAAAGAAGTGTGCGAAAAAAACAATTTCACTAAGCAAACTTTAGGGAAAGATTAAGGTTGAAGAAAATATAAATTAAGttcgaaaaaattaaaataagatgacgaaaaaaactaaaaattacttttt
Coding sequences:
- the LOC131324671 gene encoding uncharacterized protein LOC131324671 isoform X1, with product MEHNGLPGGMYSTKGSGMLGLEMSLHHHTPQPNPPHQLQQHPPHPQIVGQIYPFAPKAKTQQQLTLSDEDEPGLNTEDSAGDGKRKNISPWHRMKWTDSMVRLLIMVVFYIGDEAGSEGNNDPAAGAKKKGGGGGVLQKKGKWKSVSTAMMERGFYVSPQQCEDKFNDLNKRYKRVNDILGKGTACRVVENQNLLETMDHLSPKKKEEVKKLLNSKHLFFREMCAYHNSCGGSVGGGGGSGGHQSPEVAVESSHQMHPQLQQQSCFHLSENPPVVSLNSGRADTYGSKMASAGSPEEEEDDEYDENDDDEDGDDEDEILGGGGMRENGKGYEEEEGGDDKCSRKRLRKGMTTLPPLPLMEQLSTELVSVVEDVTKSLREKRQWMKNRLMQLEEQRVSYQFEAFEIEKQRLKWVKFSSKKEREMERDKLKIERMRLENERMMLILRQKELELLDLQQLQQQQISSI
- the LOC131324671 gene encoding uncharacterized protein LOC131324671 isoform X2, which produces MYSTKGSGMLGLEMSLHHHTPQPNPPHQLQQHPPHPQIVGQIYPFAPKAKTQQQLTLSDEDEPGLNTEDSAGDGKRKNISPWHRMKWTDSMVRLLIMVVFYIGDEAGSEGNNDPAAGAKKKGGGGGVLQKKGKWKSVSTAMMERGFYVSPQQCEDKFNDLNKRYKRVNDILGKGTACRVVENQNLLETMDHLSPKKKEEVKKLLNSKHLFFREMCAYHNSCGGSVGGGGGSGGHQSPEVAVESSHQMHPQLQQQSCFHLSENPPVVSLNSGRADTYGSKMASAGSPEEEEDDEYDENDDDEDGDDEDEILGGGGMRENGKGYEEEEGGDDKCSRKRLRKGMTTLPPLPLMEQLSTELVSVVEDVTKSLREKRQWMKNRLMQLEEQRVSYQFEAFEIEKQRLKWVKFSSKKEREMERDKLKIERMRLENERMMLILRQKELELLDLQQLQQQQISSI